Part of the Methylovirgula sp. 4M-Z18 genome is shown below.
TCGACTTTGCCTATCAGGGCCTCGGACTGGGGCTGGATGAGGATGCGCAAGGTCTGCGCTACGTGCTCGACCATGTCGAAGAGGCGATTGTCGCCTATTCCTGCGACAAGAATTTCGGCGTCTATCGCGACCGCGTCGGCGCGCTCTATGTGCTGACGCGCAATCCGGCCGAAGCGACGACCGCACAGTCCAACGCGATGGCGCTCGCCCGCGTCAACTGGTCCATGCCCCCGGATCACGGTGCCGCGGTCGTGCGCACTATCCTGAGTTCGGAGGAACTGACCAAGGATTGGCGCGCCGAGCTGACGCAAATGAACGAACGGATCAATGGCGTGCGCACCGCCCTTGCCGCAGCCGACCCGGACCTCGCCTTCATCGCATCGCAGCGCGGGCTGTTTTCGAACTTGTCGCTCGATACGGTCGCGATCACGTCGCTGCGCATCGAGCACGCGGTCTACATGGCGGGCAGCGGCCGCATCAATATCGCCGGTCTGCAGCATGCGGATATCCCGCGCCTGGCGGAGGCCTTGCGCACTGTCATGCCCGAGCGGCAACCTGCGGAATAAGACAAGCCGATGGTCTGGCGCCGTCTCCTTGAGGGCGGCGGCGCCGGTTCCTGCGCTTGAAAAATTTACCGGAATTCTTTTCCATTGCGTGCCGCTTATGCCGTCTATTCAGTCATAGGTCTCAGATGCCCCACTTTATAGCGAGTGCACTCTCAGGTGCTTTGGGTGGGTTTGTCGCCGCGGCCGCTATGGCCCGCTTTCGTCTTTTACCAAGCAGCAAGCCGGATCCCCGCCAAAAGGCCGCGCCGCCCCCCACTCCTCCTCAGCCTGCTCCCCAACCGAAGAGTGAACCGGTTCAAGCTGTGCCCGATGCTATCGCGGCACTGCTGCCCATACTGAATAAGCAGCTTGCGCCACTCGAAGACCAAATTCATCACCCCTCGCAATTGCTGGATATGCCGGAATTTCAAGCGGTGGTTGCGGCGTTCCGGCGGCCTGACGCAACGTTTGATCTGCTGTGCCAACACGCGCTGGGTCCTAACTGGATGTTTGCCTGTGCGGCCTTCATCGTTTTGAGCGATCATAGCGGTCGCCAGTCAATTGCGGCGCGGGTGTTGCAGCACATCGAGGTCACGCGCCCTTTCACGCTGCCCTATGCATTGCGCTATCTCACTTCACTTGAACATCGCCCAGCCGTTGGCGCATCGATTATCGGCGCACCCCCATGGTGGCAAAACAACGTCGTCATTCCAGGCTTCGTTCAGGACTATTTTGCACGCAGCGCTGCGCTTGGCGATACTGCGAGTTTCGGTGACGCTCTCGGGCGCCGGCCCGATTTCACCGCCGAACCACTCACCGGATTGCTGCAGAAAGTCCAGCATCCGTTCGCAACACAACTTCTCGATCAATTGCGTGCTTGGAAAGACACGCGTATCGATAGTCAATATTTGAGCACTGTCGGCGCTCTCTGGGAACCCGATGGCGTAGACTCGCTGATCGTTGTTCCGCCCGCGTGGGACGAGCTACTCAAGACGGCGGAGATCGCGATTCATCAATCGCGTCCGCGCTCAATTCTCGTGACCGGCGATCCGGGCACAGGTAAAACCGCGCTGCTCAAACTGCTTGCGGCACAATTGTCCGCATCCGGCTGGACAGTCTTTTCGGCAAGTGCCAATGAATTGATGGCTGATCAAATGTATATCGGCCAACTTGAGGGGCGCATCCGCAAGCTCGTCGATGCGCTTCACAGCCGCCGAAAACTCGTATGGTATGTGAACGATCTTGGCCAACTGGCCGATAGCGGGACACATCAGGGTCAGTCTGCGAGCATCCTCGATCAAATTCTGCCAGATATTATAGCTGGCCACCTCATCGTCGTTGGGGAGGCAGGCCAGAAAGCGGCGACGCGACTGTTCCATGCTCGCCCCTCGCTCCGCTCGATCATGGAAGTGCTCTCGCTGCAGCCCATGAGTGAGGACGAAACACGGTCCCTGGCCGGTGACGTCGGGCAGCGGATCTCCAAATACACGGGCGTCGCGGTTTCCGAAGGGGCCATCCAAGCCACGATGGAACTCGTCCAGCATTTTCTGGGCTCGCGCCAATTGCCAGGTGCCGTGATGGAATTGCTGAAGCGTTCGGCAGCCAGCGTTGTCAGTTCGGGCGAAACCGAGCTCACCGCCGCAAGCGTGATTGCTACACTCTCGCAAATCTCGGGCCTGCCTCGAGTTATCCTCGACACGTCACAGAAAGTCGAACTCAGCCGAATCCGCGACTTTTTCCTGCAACGCGTGATCGGCCAAGACGAGGCGGTGAACGCCGTCGTAGACAGAATTGCGATGCTAAAGGCGGGACTGACCGACCCTGCCAGACCTATCGGCGTGTTTCTCTTTGCGGGTCCCACCGGCACCGGCAAGACCGAGCTCGCCAAGACCACAGCCGAGTTTCTCTTCGGCTCTTCTGATCGCATGACGCGCCTCGATATGAGCGAATTTCAAACGGCAGAGGCGACCAGCAAGATTCTCGGTCAGCGTGGCGACTACATGTCAGACTCGTTGATCGATCGGACTCGTCGGCAACCATTCTCGGTGATCTTGCTCGACGAATTCGAAAAGGCGCACTCCAATTGCTGGGATCTGTTTCTTCAGATTTTCGATGACGGCCGTTTAACCGATGCGAATGGGCGCGAGGCTGATTTTCGCCATTGCCTGATTATTCTTACATCCAATCTCGGTGCCACGGCACATCATGGCGGCGGGTTTGGTTTTCGCCCGGCCGCCAGTACTTACGCCGG
Proteins encoded:
- a CDS encoding AAA family ATPase — encoded protein: MPDAIAALLPILNKQLAPLEDQIHHPSQLLDMPEFQAVVAAFRRPDATFDLLCQHALGPNWMFACAAFIVLSDHSGRQSIAARVLQHIEVTRPFTLPYALRYLTSLEHRPAVGASIIGAPPWWQNNVVIPGFVQDYFARSAALGDTASFGDALGRRPDFTAEPLTGLLQKVQHPFATQLLDQLRAWKDTRIDSQYLSTVGALWEPDGVDSLIVVPPAWDELLKTAEIAIHQSRPRSILVTGDPGTGKTALLKLLAAQLSASGWTVFSASANELMADQMYIGQLEGRIRKLVDALHSRRKLVWYVNDLGQLADSGTHQGQSASILDQILPDIIAGHLIVVGEAGQKAATRLFHARPSLRSIMEVLSLQPMSEDETRSLAGDVGQRISKYTGVAVSEGAIQATMELVQHFLGSRQLPGAVMELLKRSAASVVSSGETELTAASVIATLSQISGLPRVILDTSQKVELSRIRDFFLQRVIGQDEAVNAVVDRIAMLKAGLTDPARPIGVFLFAGPTGTGKTELAKTTAEFLFGSSDRMTRLDMSEFQTAEATSKILGQRGDYMSDSLIDRTRRQPFSVILLDEFEKAHSNCWDLFLQIFDDGRLTDANGREADFRHCLIILTSNLGATAHHGGGFGFRPAASTYAGEQVHRTIAQTFRPEFVNRLDKIIVFQPLSRDLMRSILRKELALVQERRGLRTRAWAVEWEASAIEFLLDRGFSPEMGARPLKRAIDQLLLAPLAATLVEHRFPQGDQFLFVRSDGTKIEVEFVDPAAGAVKEPEVELAVENDLSLPAIVLRQSGSGSERATLTNTWREIQDRFASDAWREAADQLQQALTDPDIWQRPDRHRIFESYETIDRLGEAARTAARLFERYQATSRQSARAARELAARFALQLYNLRQGLDDVEQSAPIDVLLRVEPTLDSGGDAANTVAWCQKVTDMYRQWARKRRMQIKEIAQRNGKAMPILHITGFGAYRALETEAGLHVLDDPTQENGRRTVAHVAVAPGPKDPVAESDLFDASVRLLAIAPSTTTIVRRYREGGSPIVRDSIKGWRTGRLDMVLGGDFDLIGARSETS